ccaaacaaaatttaaaaaaaaaatggtgttttcaaagcatttcatattccattattaatagagaatacattttttcgagggggtgtttttcaaagcggaaaaaaatcttttttaacaaatcaatttaaacttttacaaaagtatgaaattttttcaaaacgttaaattaaaaaaaaatagttttttcaaaatatttaattttcagcaattaactgagaagaaatttgttagagcgaagtgtttttcaaaacttcaaaaaacactttttaaccaaaaaaaataaaccttttttcaaaaacaacaggaatgataacattgcctaacaatttctgcacttttgcacagtctaaagaggcattgatacagagtgtatttccaaacatagttcaacattacaaaaaccatgattgactcagcgaaagagcaattttagctgggaaaaataaggacgtcaatgatataaattcagctattttagatcaaatacctggtacaaaggagaagacgttttgatacccagaattccactgattccctattcgccttgccttcgctatgacaattaataaggcgcaaggacagtctctacaaatgtgcggtattaatttagaatacccaattttttctcatggacaattgtatgtagcttgctcaccaTCGTCATTATTTATTTACGCGAAAGATAGAAAAACCAAAagcgttgtctaccaaaaagtgttacaataaagttcgaatgaaattgtatcaaagaatttgcattgtttcgtattaattttattctctttcagcaaatcattgaatttttcgcctagcgaagcgggcgagggtacgctagtagaaaataaaaatttttaattttgatgtttattCTGCAAGAAGAATAGAAAAGAAACCAGTTTAATTGCACGCTTTTGTCTTTTGTAATGACTAAATGTTCAAATGACTATGAGTGGATATGGCAACTTAATAATTgctctatatacatatgtacatacacacattagtgtaatgccattttttatacataatacAAGGAAAACTGTTGAGGACCTCCGAAAAGTATTCATTTGTATGCTCGTTTTAACTCTTTACTGcgacatacaaaatttattttttgttgttaattggtgAATATAGAATACAAGTAACacacgaatgcaaaaaaaaatatttaccgttaggtttttgagaaacaaggtggtcaccaccagtaaccaccatgactgaagggtacaaaaatttattaaaactaatgcactcaattacttcacttttttatttatttttagaaaaaagacaatacaaaatttggtaataaatttacaaacaattatttcttgtgaaaatctgaaaaacatgtCTTTCCTTTTCGGAGGCAAAGTGGAACGTGGCATGTTCTGCATTGCCATACTGTGCGGACAGGGACGCTTTTGGTAATGCAAAAGGCGCATCTTCTAGGTGTGCCTCTAAGCGGTTGGTGTCGATTACTCTCATGACGGATTTCAGCAGGCACGCTAGGCTTATACCGTTTTATAGCAACTGGTACAGGAGATCTTGGGCTTGATCCATTGCTGATCGCGGAACTTCCTGGAGCTTGCTTGTTTACGTAGCAAGGTGCTAACAGCCCCTGTTAAATTAAGCGGCGAAAGTCCTTCAATGTCAACTCATCCAAATGAGGTCTGTTAATCAGAAGCTCTTTGTAAGCTATATAGCTATTGATAACGCAGCAatccaagaaatgaaaaaaaaatcagtgcCACCACTTTTGGGATTTTCGGTCGATGGAGTAACAGGCTTTTAATTGATCGAATTTATCAACGAAGTTcatattgctgttgtatttctttacagCGAATTACAGAATTTCAAGCATAGGACGGACTTTATATAGTCTGGAGGCTTTCTAGCAGGCATGAGATTATTGTCATTCAGATGCAAGCATCCAAGAAGCCAGCTGAAGCGGTTTAGGGGCATACAAGAGGAAATGTAGGAATCACGTAAATCAGGAGCAGAAGACCAGTAATCTGTGTCGGTAGCTTTTTATACCCATCACCATATTTATGGCCAAGAAAGTTTGTATTTCAGAAGGACTGGTAGGAGAAAAAGGTTTACCTTCTTGTGCTGCATATAGGTTAGTTTGAAAGCTAATGACTTCAACCAAGTCCTCTGTTCAAAACATGTGAAACAATCGGAGTGGTGTTACATCTTCCAAGCTGATTATATGATCAGCTAAGCCCACACTCTCAACAAACTCGCCAGGTATATCCATAGAGAAGGTCCTTTCGATTTAGGAGGCTGCAAGATCGTagagttaaaaatattattctgactTACAAAGTTTGATAATGGTATGATGTGAATAGCTCTTCATGGATATTCTGTACATCTGCCCCACACACATCCAATATcgattttgacactggccactCAGGCCACTTGCATTTTAATATCTGATTCAACTTATGCATTTACTTTAATTATAGTTTTTAACAAGTACTTACATTTTCAAACAAGTGGCAactctatacaaaaatatattcgaaattaaactttttttgtttataatatttgattgaacttattgatttaattaaaattttttagcagATACAAACAAGTGGCAACGCTCTAtcgaaatattttcgaaattaaacttttgcttacctgtattgtaatatttggttaaatttattcgtttacttaaacttttttaataagtaaataatttttgcaacagGTGGCAACGCTCTACAAAAATACAGTCAAAATTAAACCCTTGTTTACCTGTATTGTAATATTTGAGTGCACTTATTAGTTTacaatgaaaaaactttttaacaagTACTTAAATTTTCAAGTGGCAAccctctacaaaaatatttttgaaattaaactttttttcataagaCACCTGCTTTGTAATATTTGACTGAACTTATTAATTCACTTGAACTTTTTTtacaagtacttaatttttcaaGCAAGTGGCAAccctctacaaaaatattttcgaaattcaacCTTTTTTCTCTAGACACCTGTATTGTAATATTTGATAGAActtattaatttactttaattcaattttttaacagagacttaatttttcaaacaagtGGCAACcctctacaaaactattttagaaattaaaactttttttcatcagaCACCTACATTGTAATATTTGACCAAActtattaattgaattaaaactttgaacaggtggcaaccttttcaaaaatatatactaaGTTACGAGTTTTCAAACCTCCTTCCTTGTTTTAAACCTCCCATACTGTTTattcagtttattttattactttttattgaatttaattttcaaacaagTGGCAAccctctacaaaaatattttcgaaattaaaccATTTTTCGTTAGACACCTGCATTGCactatttaattgaatttatcaAGTGTCTTAAAAGGGGCATGTTTTTAATCCTGACAAACCCACATACTTATAAACCTTCACACTTATAATTTAAATAGGATTTTCCTTGAatgcttgtttttattttttcctcaaaTATGTCTCTTggaaaatacataaaacaaaaatttaggacAAATTTGCTGACTGCCTCTTTTaggggaaaaatatattttttatgttaagaactataaatattttgcaaaactaaaacgatgcaaaaatagaaaaaaaacatttttttttgaagaacctCAAAGTTGCTTCGTTAAGTAAAGTAAACTATTTTAGAGCATAaatcttaaaagtaaaaattaccgAATCAATTGGCTCCCATTCAGAATTTCATTCCTTTCTTGTCGCCTATGCAAATATGAAGCAAATTGGGTAGTATTTTTTTAGATACATGAAAAACACACACCAAAGATATGACATTTATGTAACTAGCaaagaaaatactttaaaatttctCATAAGTATTAACGTCAcaatgaaattttagaaaataagaagCAAGccgattaaataaaattctccTTCGTCCGAACTCTTCTAAGTAAGCGATTGTGGCTAAATcgtagaattgaataaaagtagtagTTTGCCTTAaatggaaatattaaatttttgtattcttatttattatttcttgtaTCAGTATTTACATAAAAGAAATACTCATAATATTTACCTTATCtctcaaataaatttcaatggcCAACTCCCTCACTCACATGAATCAAATTGCACCTCAACTTTTCTCTCATTCTCATTTCTCATGCATCCTTCTCTTTCTCAATTCGAATACACAAATTTccataataaaagcaaaactgCTCACACCCAGTCCACAGAGTAGTAAGCACCACGGCAACTTCATATCTTCCACATGAATATCGTGAAAGTGCTCGATGCTACTATTGTCCTTCAGCGATAATTTCACAGTTGCCAACATATCCATGAAAGTCATTGTGCGCCATTGCTGCAAAAGACCTGTTTCGATTACTCTAAGTATCATCTTGTTCAAAGGCTCCATTAAGTATGAATTCTCAGCCAAGGGTATGCTCATCAATAAACGGTCAGAAATCTTTAACGTTGGAGCCAAACAGAACactttttttcgaatgtttgttgttgtaactCGAAAATAGACCAAATTGATTCCGGCATACTATAGCCAAATGTTGTGTCATACTCACCACGGTGACGCTTAATTGTTTTGGTATCCTCTAGTTGTAATATATCCTTGAATGTTTTATTGAAAGCAGGTCCCATAGCTTGTTGGACAATTTCGATTTCATTGCGGTTGAGCATGACTTTGAAATTAGCCCGTCGCATATCATCGAATGTAAGAATTCTCGGCTTTAGTGGAGGGCTCATGAGCAACGATTGGAAGTAAGCTGAATACAGGTTGTTAACGAAGAGGCCGAGTAGAAAaagaaaagtgtaaaatattttcattgaaagaATTGGCCGGTTCCGTATGAGTAGGGAAAGACCAAGAACGCCgcggaaaatattttcattaactaATACATTGACCAAATTGAAGTCATTTGACTTTTTGTAGAATTTATGCTTTATAAAATTGTCCAGAATTGAGAAGAGGAAACCCAAAACCGCTAAAATTGTGATGACCTGTGTCGTGACGACCATCAAGTATATTTTCGAATACTCAAGCGGTTGCGGGCATGGCAATACAATAAACCATTCAATTGACTCCACTGGATACGACTTCATAGAATAGTTGATATGCACATGAAAAGCTGTTGAGACGAAAGTGATTGCCAAGTCCAACATACCTTCCGTGACATAATCACTTAGAACGCTCAAATGTAGACCGTCACCTGGTGTGACCGGATGTAAATATTGGAATGTGACATTGTACTTTTCCGCAAAGGCGATCATCAGACGGCCAATGTAGCCACTCAAATGTTGTTGACCTGAGGCGTCTTCATAAATCATAGTGCGTGGCTCAGTTTGTCCCGGCAGAGTAATGAAAGTTCTTCCTTGCAGATTAGTGTAGTGCCAAGGAAAGTAGATCTGCGTTTTACTCAAAAGCTCGGGCAACCAAATGGATAATGGACAAGATACAACTTTAGGCGAGAGACCCCATCTTTTTCCAATAGCGCCCTTCCATCCATACAAAGCGACTGTTACCTTCCTTATCCTTTCCTCTATGTTGGACTTCCATGTTAGTCTTCTGTCAAGGATTAAACCGAGGtatttcaccttgtcagaaagcaccagcggAGGGCCCCTATTGAGGGGTGTTGATGTCTGGATATTTTACATTTCCTGATAAAAAAGATGAGTTCCATCTTGAGAGGATTTACCGACAAACCGCTCTGCGTTGAGATATACATACCTGCATCATATCTTAAAGAGTATTCACACACTTGCCACTAACAATTAGTGCCGCATCATCCGCATAAGCAATCAAGCTATAACCCCTTCTCCGAAACCATTCAGCAAGTCATTGACAATGACAACCCAGAGATCTGGTGAGAGAACTCTGCCTTGCAGAGTGCCCTTATTTATCTGCCGGCGGAAGGAGATGCCACCCCACTCTGCTGCGACCATTCTGTCGCTTAGCACTCTGTAGATAAACCTCGGCTCTGATCCCCAGTTTATCCAGAGAATTGGTGAGTGCCTCAGGGAGGAGATTATTAAAAGCCACCTCAATTCTGA
The sequence above is drawn from the Anastrepha obliqua isolate idAnaObli1 chromosome 4, idAnaObli1_1.0, whole genome shotgun sequence genome and encodes:
- the LOC129243613 gene encoding uncharacterized protein LOC129243613; its protein translation is MIYEDASGQQHLSGYIGRLMIAFAEKYNVTFQYLHPVTPGDGLHLSVLSDYVTEGMLDLAITFVSTAFHVHINYSMKSYPVESIEWFIVLPCPQPLEYSKIYLMVVTTQVITILAVLGFLFSILDNFIKHKFYKKSNDFNLVNVLVNENIFRGVLGLSLLIRNRPILSMKIFYTFLFLLGLFVNNLYSAYFQSLLMSPPLKPRILTFDDMRRANFKVMLNRNEIEIVQQAMGPAFNKTFKDILQLEDTKTIKRHRGEYDTTFGYSMPESIWSIFELQQQTFEKKCSVWLQR